A section of the Pimelobacter simplex genome encodes:
- a CDS encoding helix-turn-helix domain-containing protein: MAKGKVVKTVGSLGDYLKEQRTSARLSLRQLADQAGVSNPYLSQIERGLRKPSAEVLQQIAKALRISAEQLYIRAGILSPDDGVGGSVELAIVSDTGLTERQKQSLLDVYASFLALNAAESEGSAEAADEAPEDAPTTTETDTDAVANEG, from the coding sequence ATGGCGAAGGGAAAGGTCGTGAAGACCGTCGGGTCACTCGGCGACTACCTCAAGGAGCAGCGGACCTCGGCCCGTCTCTCCCTGCGGCAGCTGGCCGACCAGGCGGGGGTCTCGAACCCGTACCTGAGCCAGATCGAGCGAGGGCTTCGCAAGCCGTCGGCCGAGGTGCTCCAACAGATCGCCAAGGCCCTGCGGATCTCTGCGGAGCAGCTCTACATCAGGGCCGGGATCCTCAGCCCTGATGACGGCGTGGGGGGATCGGTGGAGCTCGCGATCGTGAGCGACACCGGTCTCACCGAGCGGCAGAAGCAGTCGCTCCTCGATGTCTACGCATCGTTCCTCGCGCTCAACGCGGCCGAGTCGGAAGGCTCCGCCGAGGCCGCGGACGAGGCGCCGGAAGACGCGCCGACCACTACCGAGACGGACACCGACGCCGTCGCCAACGAAGGGTGA
- the cysC gene encoding adenylyl-sulfate kinase, with the protein MPAPPVPQHCPTPRELDDLELLTSGAAAPIRGFNEPGSPITLSLPQELRTHLDEGNEVELVDPEGLPLARVASALRGLTVTSLTHAQYGPFRRLYLTPDAVRERYAGRTFVPVTDLVTDVQLEQLRGLGPVVLVALVGAGTPAVSPVGLLRATLRVAALIDADVVACPLADHASLADPALRISVLTSYAETDPVVELGYGGHLLPELADVAREERPRPDEQGLVLFFTGLSGSGKSTLARALMDRLLEQGGRSVTSLDGDVVRRNLSAGLTFSKEDRETNIRRIGWVAAEISRHGGVAVCSPIAPFDHTRQQVRAMVDEAGGAFFLVHVATPLEECERRDRKGLYAKARRGEIPEFTGISSPYEEPLDANVRVDTTGRTIDEALDDVIAALRATGYLDLGTPAEDLAAEAVPEPAAPLVVTEPDPGPVPDARGRVEATPLRVLFVCTANICRSPYMELRSRALTGAESGIEFASAGTHGFNAHPVDRTMGAVLAERGVSTDLINGFASRPLTDDLIEVADLVLTAESAHRAFVLEEVPGAFRKAFTLGQFAESIDRVDPALHGADLVTAVGHRRAGATEHHDIRDPYRRGKAAADVSADQIDALLQAVLPRLALPQTGD; encoded by the coding sequence GTGCCAGCGCCGCCAGTCCCCCAGCACTGCCCCACGCCGCGGGAGCTCGACGACCTCGAGCTGCTGACCTCCGGGGCCGCGGCACCGATCCGCGGGTTCAACGAGCCGGGCAGCCCGATCACGCTCTCGCTTCCCCAGGAGCTGCGCACCCACCTCGACGAGGGCAACGAGGTCGAGCTCGTCGACCCCGAGGGCCTGCCCCTCGCCCGGGTCGCCAGCGCGCTGCGCGGCCTGACGGTCACCTCGCTGACCCACGCGCAGTACGGCCCCTTCCGCCGGCTCTACCTGACCCCCGACGCCGTCCGCGAGCGCTACGCCGGACGTACCTTCGTCCCGGTCACCGACCTGGTCACCGACGTCCAGCTCGAGCAGCTGCGCGGCCTCGGCCCGGTCGTCCTGGTCGCCCTCGTCGGCGCCGGGACCCCCGCGGTCAGCCCGGTCGGGCTGCTGCGCGCCACGCTCCGGGTCGCCGCCCTGATCGACGCCGACGTGGTCGCCTGCCCGCTGGCCGACCACGCCTCGCTCGCCGACCCGGCGCTGCGCATCTCCGTGCTCACCTCGTACGCCGAGACCGACCCCGTCGTCGAGCTCGGGTACGGCGGCCACCTGCTCCCCGAGCTCGCCGACGTCGCGCGCGAGGAGCGCCCGCGTCCCGACGAGCAGGGCCTGGTGCTGTTCTTCACCGGACTCTCCGGCAGCGGCAAGTCCACCCTGGCCCGCGCGCTCATGGACCGGCTGCTGGAGCAGGGCGGGCGCAGCGTGACGAGCCTCGACGGCGACGTCGTGCGCCGCAACCTGTCGGCCGGGCTCACCTTCTCCAAGGAGGACCGCGAGACCAACATCCGCCGGATCGGCTGGGTGGCCGCTGAGATCTCCCGCCACGGCGGGGTCGCGGTGTGCAGCCCGATCGCGCCCTTCGACCACACCCGCCAGCAGGTCCGGGCGATGGTCGACGAGGCCGGCGGCGCGTTCTTCCTGGTCCACGTCGCCACCCCGCTCGAGGAGTGCGAGCGACGCGACCGCAAGGGGCTCTACGCCAAGGCCCGCCGTGGCGAGATCCCCGAGTTCACCGGCATCTCCTCGCCCTACGAGGAGCCGCTCGACGCCAACGTGCGCGTCGACACCACCGGCCGGACGATCGACGAGGCGCTCGACGACGTGATCGCGGCACTGCGCGCGACGGGCTACCTCGACCTGGGCACGCCGGCCGAGGACCTCGCGGCGGAGGCCGTGCCCGAGCCGGCCGCGCCGCTCGTGGTCACTGAGCCCGACCCGGGGCCAGTGCCCGACGCGCGCGGGCGGGTCGAGGCGACCCCGCTGCGCGTGCTCTTCGTCTGCACCGCCAACATCTGCCGCTCGCCGTACATGGAGCTGCGCTCGCGCGCCCTGACCGGCGCCGAGTCCGGCATCGAGTTCGCCAGCGCCGGCACCCACGGCTTCAACGCCCACCCGGTCGACCGGACGATGGGCGCGGTCCTCGCCGAGCGCGGGGTGAGCACCGACCTGATCAACGGCTTCGCCAGCCGCCCGCTGACCGACGACCTGATCGAGGTCGCCGACCTGGTCCTGACCGCGGAGTCGGCGCACCGCGCGTTCGTCCTCGAGGAGGTCCCGGGCGCCTTCCGCAAGGCGTTCACGCTCGGCCAGTTCGCCGAGTCGATCGACCGCGTCGACCCGGCCCTCCACGGCGCCGACCTGGTCACCGCCGTCGGTCACCGCCGCGCCGGGGCCACCGAGCATCACGACATCCGTGACCCGTACCGCCGGGGCAAGGCGGCCGCCGACGTCTCGGCGGACCAGATCGACGCCCTCCTCCAGGCGGTGCTCCCCCGCCTGGCCCTGCCCCAGACAGGTGACTGA
- a CDS encoding sulfite exporter TauE/SafE family protein, translated as MDDLLTLTALSIAAAGFFVGIVVGLTGMGGGALMTPALIFLGVGHTSAIVTADLTAAAVYKTGGAITHAREGSPSLKLAGWLILGSVPMAFVGPWLVKALTDDPTELEKTLKLCIGIALLFAASTYALRLYINLKRVRRGGALPDDNPRIRPLPTLLVGMLGGLLVGVTSVGSGSVIMIALLMLYPGLSAVRLVGTDLVQAVPLVLSAALANIAIHGLEWSLVIPLVIGSVPGTLIGARLAPRVPQSYIRRGIVIVLTMSGVALLFKAGLHPFGEGHETAEALVVAAIGVAMLVLVPLVWGLIRRRHDLPMFGAPTVAEIESFGSPEQTAVRSEA; from the coding sequence ATGGACGACCTGCTCACCCTCACCGCGCTCTCGATCGCGGCGGCCGGATTCTTCGTCGGCATCGTCGTCGGCCTCACCGGCATGGGCGGTGGCGCCCTGATGACGCCCGCCCTGATCTTCCTCGGGGTCGGCCACACCTCCGCGATCGTCACCGCGGACCTCACCGCGGCGGCGGTCTACAAGACCGGTGGCGCGATCACCCATGCGCGGGAGGGCTCGCCCAGCCTCAAGCTGGCCGGCTGGCTGATCCTCGGCTCCGTACCGATGGCCTTCGTCGGGCCGTGGCTGGTCAAGGCGCTCACCGACGACCCGACCGAGCTCGAGAAGACGCTCAAGCTCTGCATCGGCATCGCCCTGCTCTTCGCCGCCTCCACCTACGCGCTGCGGCTCTACATCAACCTCAAGCGGGTACGCCGCGGCGGCGCGCTGCCCGACGACAACCCTCGCATCCGGCCCCTCCCGACCCTGCTGGTCGGCATGCTCGGCGGCCTCCTCGTCGGCGTGACCAGCGTCGGCTCGGGCTCGGTCATCATGATCGCGCTCCTCATGCTCTACCCCGGCCTGTCCGCCGTCCGCCTGGTCGGCACCGACCTGGTCCAGGCCGTGCCACTGGTGCTCAGCGCCGCGCTGGCGAATATCGCCATCCACGGCCTGGAGTGGAGCCTGGTCATCCCGCTCGTCATCGGCTCCGTGCCCGGCACCCTGATCGGCGCCCGCCTGGCCCCGCGCGTTCCCCAGTCCTACATCCGCCGCGGCATCGTGATCGTGCTGACGATGTCCGGCGTCGCCCTGCTCTTCAAGGCCGGCCTGCACCCGTTCGGCGAGGGCCACGAGACCGCCGAGGCCCTCGTGGTCGCCGCGATCGGCGTGGCCATGCTCGTCCTCGTGCCGCTCGTGTGGGGCCTGATCCGGCGCCGGCACGACCTGCCGATGTTCGGCGCGCCGACCGTCGCCGAGATCGAGTCGTTCGGCTCGCCGGAGCAGACCGCCGTCCGGAGCGAGGCCTAG